A DNA window from Mastomys coucha isolate ucsf_1 unplaced genomic scaffold, UCSF_Mcou_1 pScaffold21, whole genome shotgun sequence contains the following coding sequences:
- the LOC116101538 gene encoding neutrophil immunoglobulin-like receptor 1 isoform X1: MIFTSTAVLCLGLTLGLRSLVLAGDPYSKPRLSVLDSSIVNAGENVTFQCISWQKYDVFILTKEGEPKFSRTLDSQYIFTGHLQAIFSVGPMTPSNSGTFRCYGYYKRNPQKWSMPSDPLEIHVSGEATPSMTQSIAQTLNYMP, encoded by the exons atgatctTCACTTCCACAGCTGTGCTCTGTCTGG GACTGACTCTGGGACTCAGGTCTCTAGTGCTGGCAG GAGATCCCTACAGCAAACCTAGATTGTCAGTCTTGGACAGTTCCATTGTGAATGCAGGAGAGAATGTGACCTTTCAATGTATTTCATGGCAGAAATATGATGTGTTTATTCTGACCAAGGAAGGAGAACCCAAGTTCTCCAGAACCCTGGACTCACAGTATATTTTCACTGGGCATTTGCAAGCAATTTTTTCTGTGGGTCCTATGACCCCCAGTAACAGTGGGACATTCAGATGTTATGGCTACTACAAAAGAAATCCACAGAAGTGGTCCATGCCCAGTGACCCTCTGGAAATACACGTATCAGGTGAGGCAACCCCATCAATGACTCAATCAATTGCTCAAACCCTAAACTATATGCCATGA
- the LOC116101538 gene encoding neutrophil immunoglobulin-like receptor 1 isoform X2, with protein sequence MIFTSTAVLCLGLTLGLRSLVLAGDPYSKPRLSVLDSSIVNAGENVTFQCISWQKYDVFILTKEGEPKFSRTLDSQYIFTGHLQAIFSVGPMTPSNSGTFRCYGYYKRNPQKWSMPSDPLEIHVSGNCDKSSGSHDFFRM encoded by the exons atgatctTCACTTCCACAGCTGTGCTCTGTCTGG GACTGACTCTGGGACTCAGGTCTCTAGTGCTGGCAG GAGATCCCTACAGCAAACCTAGATTGTCAGTCTTGGACAGTTCCATTGTGAATGCAGGAGAGAATGTGACCTTTCAATGTATTTCATGGCAGAAATATGATGTGTTTATTCTGACCAAGGAAGGAGAACCCAAGTTCTCCAGAACCCTGGACTCACAGTATATTTTCACTGGGCATTTGCAAGCAATTTTTTCTGTGGGTCCTATGACCCCCAGTAACAGTGGGACATTCAGATGTTATGGCTACTACAAAAGAAATCCACAGAAGTGGTCCATGCCCAGTGACCCTCTGGAAATACACGTATCAG GGAACTGTGACAAGAGCTCAGGTTCACATGACTTTTTCCGCATGTAG